A genomic window from Anthonomus grandis grandis chromosome 2, icAntGran1.3, whole genome shotgun sequence includes:
- the LOC126750390 gene encoding uncharacterized protein LOC126750390: MGWDGMNIQSKTNKIISQLFDKKMISIEQQKWLKINNGVAPKIYFLPKIHKLGTPLRPIVSFIGSPLYNLTKLLSNILQHFFIKDERYVKNSFDFANYIKEQTVPEGYILVSLDVVSLFTNIPVDLVTDIITQKWHLIRPNTSLDLETVVFLFNFCIENNYFQHGENFSTQIFGLGMENCMSPICSDIVMAQLQDQCISELSFNVPFFCRYVDDIITAIPNKKENEILSVFNSFHPRLQFTIEQEINCSLPFLDVKVIRSTDGTIKTDWYQKPTFSERILNYFSEHPMTHKINVIKNLKHRCLRLSSPEYQRKNLHYVQTILKKNNYPLSIIKKIINHTENITQNITRNNENNQLAYFKIPYINTLSHKIKKTIQSKSDVIKISEKNENSVRKHFFTKLKTKDAFDLHSNIIYKIPCSGCDVCYIGQTGRYLRQRLYEHEYDCRNLALKKNPTALAEHKMNTGHNFNFGKTTIMGQQQLFKKRLLAEMINIKKHNNAVNKRTDIDNLSSSYFNLIDQIKM; the protein is encoded by the coding sequence atgggatgggatgggatgaaCATTCAaagtaaaactaacaaaattatatcacaactttttgataaaaaaatgatatcgattgaacaacaaaaatggttaaaaattaataatggtgTCGCTcccaaaatctattttttaccaaaaattcataaattgggGACACCACTACGACCCATAGTTTCTTTTATTGGTTCCCCTCtttacaatttaacaaaacttttgtccaacattttacaacatttttttataaaagatgaacgatatgtgaaaaattcttttgatttcGCTAATTACATTAAAGAGCAAACAGTCCCTGAAGGTTATATTCTTGTATCGTTGGatgttgtttctttatttactaatataccgGTGGACCTAGTAACTGATATAATCACCCAAAAGTGGCATCTTATCCGGCCTAATACATCGCTAGACCTTGAAacagttgtttttctttttaatttttgtattgagaATAATTATTTCCAACATGGTGAAAATTTCTCTACCCAAATTTTTGGCCTAGGAATGGAAAACTGCATGTCCCCAATATGCTCAGACATTGTAATGGCACAACTACAAGATCAGTGTATTTCTGAACTATCTTTTAATGTACCTTTTTTCTGTAGGTACGTTGATGACATAATCACggcaattccaaataaaaaagaaaacgaaattctATCAGTCTTCAATAGTTTCCATCCACGTTTACAATTCACTATCGAACAAGAAATTAACTGTAGTCTTCCATTTTTGGATGTTAAAGTCATAAGATCCACAGATGGTACCATAAAAACAGATTGGTATCAAAAACCAACTTTTTCAGaacgcattttaaattatttttcagaacatcCTATGacacataaaataaatgtaataaaaaacctaaaacatcGGTGCTTGAGACTTTCTAGTCCAgaatatcaaagaaaaaaccttcattatgttcagacaattttaaagaaaaacaactaccccctatcaattattaaaaaaataattaaccacACCGAGAAcattactcaaaatattacacgaaacaatgaaaataatcaattggcttatttcaaaattccttacattaacacactttctcataaaattaaaaagaccatACAATCAAAATCTGACGTAATTAAAATctcagaaaaaaatgaaaactcggtaagaaaacatttctttacgaagcttaaaactaaagacgcctttgatttacattctaacattatttataaaataccttgcTCTGGGTGTGATGTGTGTTACATTGGTCAGACGGGTAGATATTTGAGGCAGCGCCTATACGAGCATGAGTATGATTGTAGGAATTTAGcccttaaaaaaaaccctactgctttagctgagcacaaaatgaatacaggacacaattttaattttggcaagactacaattatgggccaacagcagctttttaaaaagagacttctagccgaaatgataaacataaaaaaacataataatgcggtaaataaaagaacggatatagacaatctaagttcttcttattttaatctaatagatcaaatcaaaatgtaa